Sequence from the Nocardiopsis sp. YSL2 genome:
TCGAAGGTCGCCTCCATGGCCTCGAACCGCACGCTGACGGGCACGGTCTCCAGGACCTCGCCGTCCTCGCCGAAGACCTCCAGGGTGTCGTCCACGGTGACGCCGGTGGCGTCCACCGGCCCGACCGGGACCCCGAACGCGGTCAGGTCCCCGTGTTCGAGGGAGGCCTCCGTCGTGCCGTCGAACTCGGCGTCCGCGGTGCCGGTCACGTCCGACAGCGTGATCTCGACCGTGTTCTCGCTCCCGGAGGTGGTCCGGGAGTTGCTCTCGTCCAGGACGACGACATCGTCGTCGGTGCCCCGGGGGCCGCCGCCGTCGCTCGGGGAGGCGCTGGGCGGAGCCGACTCCGCCGGGGGCGAGGCGGAAGGTGAGGCGGAGGGTTCCCTCAGGGCCTCGCCCTCCTCCGGGGCCTCGGGCTCCGGCCCGCTCTCCTGCGCGATGACCGGACCGTCGGCGTCGCCTCGGGTACCGCCCTCGGTGCCGGGGCCGGTTCCGGGATCGCGTTCCGCGTCGCTCGCGGCGTCCGAGGCCAGGGCCGGTGCGGGGCTCTCCCGCGCGCTGGGGCTCGCGGACGGCCGCGCCGCGCCGTCCGGGAGGTCGAGCAGGCCGAGAGCGGCGAGATCGTGCACGCCGAGCCGGACCGTCGCCGAGTCCACGGTGGACCGGGCGCTCGCGCCGTCGCCGTCGACCACGGCCCTGCTCTCACCACGCACCGAGGCGTAGTCGGCCAGTGGCCCGAAGAGGGTCTCCGCCGAGACGGTCTCCTCGGTGTCCCCACCGAAGCCGATGACGGTGGAGTAGCCGGTGACGAGGTCGCCGTCGGCCACCCAGGACTGGGCGTGCCCCCAGACGAGCGGGGCGGCGGAGGCGGAGGCGGGGACCGCGGACACGGCGCCGAGCGCACCCAGGGCCATGAACAGGGTGCCTCCGGCGAGGAGGCTGCGGGCGGACGGTCTGTGGGGGGTCACCACTTCGCTCCTGTTGCATCTGGGGGATGGTCCGGTCGGCATGCTCCTGCCGTGCGCGGTGGCCGGGGAACGGGAGGGGTTCTCCTCCCGGTGCGGCCGTCCGGACCGTCGGGGTACCGGAGTGCCCCACGGCGAGCCTAGTCCGTGGGCCACCGCACGGGAAGCGGGCCCGTTCGGTGCTGCCCCGATGCGCGTTCCGGCGTCTACTAGGGCCTAACGCGGTCCCCACCCCCGGGAGTTCCGTGTGCCGCGCGCGGACGACGAAAAGGCCCCGGGGACGACTCGTCCCCGGGGCCGCGTCGGGCCGTCAGACCCTCAGCTCAGACTCAGCCCTCGCCGTTCTCCTCGGCGGTGGCGGCGGTCTTCTTGCGGCGGGCCAGGTAGGCGGCGGCGCCACCGCCGACGGCGATCGCCGCGCCGGCGCCGATCAGGCCGACGACCGGCGAACCGGTCTGGGGCAGGGGCTCGACCGACTTGGGCGCGGGCGCCTCCTCCTCCGGCTCCTCGTCACGGGCCGGCGGGTTCTGCTCGTCGCCGTCACCGGGCTCCTCGCCACCGGGCTCCTCGCCACCGGGGTTCCCGCCACCGGGCTCGCCGTCCTCGACGGTCGCCACGGCCGCGGCCGTGGTGCCCAGGTAGTAGGTGACCTGGGATTCCTCGACGGTGAACGTCACGTAGAAGTCGGTGACGCCGTCGTTCCAGGTGACGCCGTCGTCCTCGAAGGTCTCCACGTAGTGGACCGGGTAGACCTCGGCACCGCGGGTGGCGCTGCCCCTGTTGAGCGAGTAGTCGACCTCGCCGTCCCAGGACTGGGTGGTGGTGACGCTCGCGCCGCTGACGCTGATGTCGGCGACCACGTCGCCGCTGGCGCTGACGGTGTCGGAGTTCTCCTCGTCCAGCGTGACGACCTCGGGGGCGGTCTCCTCGGACGCGGACTCCGTGGTCGGGGCCTCGGTCTGCACCGGGGCCTGGGTCTCGGCGTCGGCGCCCTCGCCCTCACCGTCGGTCGGGGCCTCGGTCTGCACCGGGGTCTCGCCCTCGGCGTCGGCGCCCTCGCCCTCACCGTCGGTCGGGGCCTCGGACTCCGCCGGGGTCTCGCCCTCGGCGTCGGCGCCCTCGCCCTCACCGTCGGTCGGGGCCTCGGACTCCGCCGGGGTCTCACCCTCGGCGTCGTCCTCGTCGTCCTCGTCGTCCTCGTCGTCCTCGTCGTCCTCGGTGGGCTCCGGGGCCTCCTCCTCGGGAAGCTCGTCGAAGCACTCCTGGGTGAGTTCGATGCGCGCGCTGTTGATCACGGTGGTGGCGGTCACGCCGTTGGCGCCGACCGTGGCCGTGGTCTCGGCGTCGAGGGAGAAGCAGTCGTCCACCTGGGTGACGCCGCCGGTCGTGCCGGAGGCGGAACCCGACTGGGTCACGTCGGTGATGGCCTGGGCCGCTCCGCCCGAGGCGGTGGCGTAGCCCCAGCCGTAGGTGGTGTCGGCGGCCGCCGGCATGGCGGCGGCGAGGCTGAGCGCACCGAAGGCGGCGAAGGTGGCGCCACCCTGCGCGATGCGGCGCGCGGAGAACTTGGGACTGATCTTCAAGGTCATCCTCATTCGGATCAATCCAGCCCGTAGTGGTCGGGCTGGCCTGGCCGCACTCCACAACCTCGGAACGCGGGGAAGTCCACGAGGTCCGGAGCAGCTGGCCCAGGGGCTGGTAGGGGGATGACAGGCGCCGCTGTGGGGCCTCTGCCAACCGGAAGCGAGGGCGCGCCGGCCCCAGGACAGTGGGGCCCGTCAACCAAGAGTGGGACTGCGTCCCGCTTCCAGAAAGAACCTTAACCGGAAGACAAAGATCGAATCATCCGAAATGTGATGACAAGTGGGTAACACTGACGGAATGGATCACCCTGCGCAACCGAACCATTCCCTTCGCGATTATTCGCGCATCCCTGTGAACCTCGCCCAGTGACGCGCGTCAGCCGAAAGGGCGCCTGCGACAGGGGAAGCCACCCGCCCGCTGCATCGCAGGTCACCCGGCTACCGGACCGGCGGCATCCGCCCCCGGGGACACCTCTCCACCGCGTCGGCCCCGGAACACCCGGCCACCGGAGAATGGCCGCCGACGCACGGAGGACCATCCGCCGACCACCACTCGCCGCACATGTGGAATTCCAGCGAATTTCACACCATTCCGCGTCAACCGAACCGCCGCCCGGGGCGTCATGGCCCAGGTTCGGGCACGACCCCACGGGACGGACCCGGTCACGGCGAGGGACTAGGTTGTGGGCATGCCCGTCTCGGTACCGTCAGGGCCGCGGAGCCGCGTCGGCCGCGCCCTGTCACTCGTCGCTCTGACCACCACCGTCCTGCTCGCCACCGCGTGCGCGAGCGGGTCCGGTGCCGCACCCGAGGGCGACCCGACCGCGGCGATCCCCCTGCCCGGCCCCGAGGACGGCGGTCAGGGAGATGAAGCCGGCTCCGGGAAGCCCGGGAGTTCCGGTGACGCCGCCGCACCGCCCGGCGGGGCGGACGGCACGGGGACCGACGACGTCCCGGCCGTGGACGGCCCGCTCGGCTCACGGGTGGTCCTCATCGACCCCGGGCACAACGGCGGCAACGCCGCGGCCGCCGACGAGATCAGCGAACTCGTCTCGGCCGGCCCCGAGCGCAAGGCCTGCGACACCGTGGGCTCCGAGTCCGGGGACGGCTACGCCGAGCACGAGTTCAACTGGGACCTGGCCCTGCTGGTCAAGGAGCGGTTGGAGGCCGACGGCGCCACGGTCGTCCTCACCCGTGACGACAACGCGGGCGTCGGCCCCTGCATCGACGAACGCGCCGCGATCGGCAACGAGGCCGAGGCCGACGCCGCCCTGTCCATCCACGCCGACGGCGGCCCCCCGTCGGGCCGCGGATTCCACGTGATCACCCCCGGCGAGGTCGACGGTTTCACCGAGGACATCGTCGAGCCCTCGCGACTGCTCGCCGAGGACCTGCGGCGCGAGTACCGGGAGGGCTCCGACGTCCCCTACGCCGACTACGCCGCCGAGGAGGGCCTC
This genomic interval carries:
- a CDS encoding LPXTG cell wall anchor domain-containing protein, producing MKISPKFSARRIAQGGATFAAFGALSLAAAMPAAADTTYGWGYATASGGAAQAITDVTQSGSASGTTGGVTQVDDCFSLDAETTATVGANGVTATTVINSARIELTQECFDELPEEEAPEPTEDDEDDEDDEDDEDDAEGETPAESEAPTDGEGEGADAEGETPAESEAPTDGEGEGADAEGETPVQTEAPTDGEGEGADAETQAPVQTEAPTTESASEETAPEVVTLDEENSDTVSASGDVVADISVSGASVTTTQSWDGEVDYSLNRGSATRGAEVYPVHYVETFEDDGVTWNDGVTDFYVTFTVEESQVTYYLGTTAAAVATVEDGEPGGGNPGGEEPGGEEPGDGDEQNPPARDEEPEEEAPAPKSVEPLPQTGSPVVGLIGAGAAIAVGGGAAAYLARRKKTAATAEENGEG
- a CDS encoding N-acetylmuramoyl-L-alanine amidase, with translation MPVSVPSGPRSRVGRALSLVALTTTVLLATACASGSGAAPEGDPTAAIPLPGPEDGGQGDEAGSGKPGSSGDAAAPPGGADGTGTDDVPAVDGPLGSRVVLIDPGHNGGNAAAADEISELVSAGPERKACDTVGSESGDGYAEHEFNWDLALLVKERLEADGATVVLTRDDNAGVGPCIDERAAIGNEAEADAALSIHADGGPPSGRGFHVITPGEVDGFTEDIVEPSRLLAEDLRREYREGSDVPYADYAAEEGLDERTDLGGLNLSTVPKVFLEAGNLRNEEDAALLSDPEWRAAAADAIAGGLADYLMRE